From Streptomyces chrestomyceticus JCM 4735, one genomic window encodes:
- a CDS encoding DMT family transporter, producing the protein MNRGTKSWILYASLLVLFWGVWGAFSSEPNSRYDYPNEMIYIIWAFTMLIPAYFALRGNTFDRRPIAAVYGLIAGLTGAGGQLLLFHALANGPAYLIFPLVSLSPVVTVVLAMALLRERINRLALVGVVAALAAIVLLSIPSGTDDSNAHGPWLLMAVLVCVAWGVQAFCMRKAAVVGVNDATTFGWMTISGLLLVPVAFVMMGDFPSGAPWQAPALTAVTQVLNAVGALFLVMAFSRGKATVVAPVTNALAPVLTIVLSLAVYRTLPNVWGTLGIVLALAGSTLMVYSDEKSGENSVAPGAADEGADLSPALPKS; encoded by the coding sequence ATGAACAGAGGCACGAAGAGCTGGATCCTGTACGCGTCGCTGCTGGTCCTGTTCTGGGGTGTGTGGGGCGCCTTCTCCAGCGAGCCCAACAGCAGGTACGACTACCCCAACGAGATGATCTACATCATCTGGGCCTTCACGATGCTCATACCCGCGTACTTCGCGCTGCGCGGCAACACCTTCGACCGCCGGCCGATCGCCGCCGTGTACGGACTGATCGCGGGACTGACCGGCGCCGGCGGCCAACTCCTGCTGTTCCACGCGCTCGCCAACGGCCCGGCGTACCTGATCTTCCCCCTGGTGTCGCTCTCCCCGGTGGTCACCGTCGTCCTGGCGATGGCGCTGCTGCGGGAACGGATCAACCGGCTCGCCCTGGTGGGTGTCGTCGCGGCGCTGGCGGCGATCGTGCTGCTCAGCATTCCCAGCGGTACGGACGACTCGAACGCGCACGGCCCGTGGCTGCTGATGGCCGTCCTGGTCTGTGTCGCCTGGGGCGTGCAGGCGTTCTGCATGCGCAAGGCCGCGGTGGTCGGGGTCAACGACGCGACGACCTTCGGCTGGATGACCATCAGCGGACTGCTGCTGGTTCCGGTGGCGTTCGTGATGATGGGCGATTTCCCGTCCGGCGCTCCGTGGCAGGCGCCGGCACTCACCGCGGTGACGCAGGTCCTCAACGCGGTCGGCGCGTTGTTCCTGGTCATGGCGTTCAGCCGGGGCAAGGCCACGGTCGTCGCCCCCGTCACCAACGCGCTGGCCCCGGTGCTGACCATCGTGCTGTCCCTGGCGGTCTACCGGACGCTCCCGAACGTGTGGGGCACCCTCGGTATCGTGCTGGCCCTCGCGGGCTCGACCCTGATGGTCTACAGCGACGAGAAGAGCGGCGAGAACTCCGTGGCCCCGGGCGCGGCGGACGAGGGCGCGGACCTGAGTCCGGCCCTGCCGAAGTCCTGA
- a CDS encoding class II fructose-bisphosphate aldolase, which yields MPLVPTRELVSKAAAAGRAVAAFNVITLEHAEAITAGAAAAGTPGVILQISENAVRFHGGRVEPIARAAAEVGKVCDVDVALHMDHVTDMRLLRTAADAGFSSAMFDAGAQPYAENLAATRAAARWAHGAGLWLEAELGYVGGKPDAPASAHAAGVRTDPQEAARYVADTGVDALAVAVGSSHAMTERSAVLDHALIARLREAVPVPLVLHGSSGVGDDDLRQAVQAGIVKINIGTALNVAFTGAVRGTLTERPDLTDPRPYVARGREAMAETVRVLLGVVSG from the coding sequence ATGCCCCTGGTTCCCACGCGCGAACTCGTCTCGAAGGCCGCCGCCGCAGGCCGGGCCGTCGCGGCGTTCAACGTGATCACGCTGGAGCACGCCGAGGCGATCACCGCCGGCGCGGCCGCCGCGGGCACCCCGGGGGTGATCCTGCAGATCAGCGAGAACGCCGTACGGTTCCACGGCGGCCGGGTCGAGCCGATCGCGCGGGCCGCGGCCGAGGTCGGCAAGGTCTGTGACGTCGACGTCGCACTGCACATGGACCACGTGACGGACATGCGGCTGCTGCGCACGGCGGCCGACGCGGGGTTCTCCTCCGCGATGTTCGATGCCGGGGCGCAGCCGTACGCCGAGAACCTCGCCGCCACCCGCGCCGCGGCCCGGTGGGCCCACGGCGCGGGCCTGTGGCTGGAGGCCGAACTCGGCTATGTGGGCGGCAAGCCCGACGCTCCCGCGAGCGCCCACGCAGCCGGGGTGCGCACCGACCCGCAGGAGGCGGCGCGCTATGTCGCGGACACCGGCGTGGATGCCCTGGCCGTCGCCGTCGGCAGCAGCCACGCGATGACCGAACGCTCCGCGGTCCTGGACCACGCGCTCATCGCACGCCTGCGGGAGGCCGTGCCCGTACCTCTGGTGCTGCACGGTTCGTCGGGCGTCGGCGACGACGATCTGCGACAAGCCGTTCAGGCGGGCATCGTGAAGATCAACATCGGTACCGCTCTCAACGTCGCGTTCACCGGCGCGGTCCGCGGGACGCTGACGGAGCGCCCCGACCTGACCGACCCCCGCCCCTACGTCGCCCGGGGCCGGGAGGCGATGGCGGAGACGGTCCGGGTCCTGCTCGGTGTGGTGAGCGGCTGA